The DNA sequence TTTTAGTATTTGCCTCAAACATTTACAATGACAAAGTGTTACAcgatttagaaaaaaacattctaaataaGCAAATATAAGAAGCATTACCAATGCCTTTGGAGGAGAAAGCTCCGTTGCCTTCATTGAATCACAGACAGACgtaggaaaaagaaagagaaatacatTAGTTGGTTACTGTCTTCAGCTTAATATGAAACAGCCTTTAACAAGACAAGCACAGTCTATATCACAGTCTATAAATCAACTGTGAGCACATACTTTCAGAGCTTTTGTAATAATCTTCAAAAACAGACCACCACTCTACTCACATTGGTAGAGTAAGTATTTACCAGAAAACCACACTGGGGATAAACTACACATGCCCATAAGTTGCATATCAGTTGACATTTAACAAAGTAAATAATACGCACCACATCAACCTCAAGTACCTTAGTACCCATTCACCATTGCAGATTTGCAAAGTATGCAATCTTGCATTCAGTGGATCATGAGAAACTGCCACAGCAATTTGGCAATAGAAGATGAAGGATTccataaaatatgaatgagtAGACTATTTTGATGTCACACACCAAACTTTCACTGTTCACTCTTGTGTCTGGTTGCCCAACTCAATTCCTTCCCACTGTCTCAGTTTACAACTACCATTGAACTTTTCCCAGAAAACTGAATGAAACCCAATGGCATATATTTCCAGAGTTCTTCCAGGTGCCTCTTGTAAGTGGCTCACGTGTGTTTACAGTACACTTGATCTGgataaaatattgatttgaaatacataaaagtacttaaatacttaaaaaaagaaatattaaaagaCAACCCTGCACATTACAGAATTTTGTTTACAAGAAACATCCACTTTCacccattttctgaaaaaaagtttaGTCTTTCATGCAATTGCATGCTTGCACATGCATATTTGAACTTTCTAAGGGACCTGCAGGAATGTTTTCCAATTTCACCAGCATCTAGCGGATAACAGCGTTTCAAATTACAAACGTGTTTGACCCAGGGGTGTCACGTACAGATCACAGGTTCTCCCTACCTCCTGTGGTAGGCTCTCCCTGTACCGCTGGGCAACTTCGTGCCTCCAGACCTTGAGGCACAAAACAGCACCAATCACGTACACGACCATGGTGATGAAGAGAAAAGCGATGGCAGCCGTCTGGCCTGGCTCGGTCTGGCAGAATGACCCGCTCAAGCCGTTGTTGAACATGGGGTAGTAGCACAGCCCGCCGCGGGTGGTGTCCCTGACGTACACGATTCCCGCGATCAGGTAGAAACCCGCGAAGACCAGGTTGATGAGGAACTCGGTGATGGGCCAACAATTGGAGGCCAGGAGGATGGTGCGGTAGTACATAGTCATGCCCAGGACCAGGAGCACGACAGTGGTCACCCAAGCCACTCCCGCTACCACTAGGACGAAGATCGTCTGGGGTCCTGAATAGTACACCcccgcacccacacccacaccggGCATGCCCATCCCCGTGTACCCGCCCCCGTAcgactgggactgggactgcgAGTAGCCAAACATGTTATACCACTCGTTGTCCTTGTGGATGTACGCGCAGACGCAGGCGAAGACGGCCGCGCCCAACAGCAGCTCCACGCAGCCCACCACCCTCAGCCAACCTGCCCACGATTTCATGTGGCCATGACGGCGACGGCGGTAAGCCTCCAGTCGCTCGCGGTAAGCCAGGCTGGCGTGCAGGGAGGGCTCACGCACCATGTCCAGTGGTGTGGCCAGAAGCCTGGCCTCTCGCTCCTTTCGGGAGGTGTGGCTGCCCCCCAGGCTCCCGTTTTGATTCTGGTGTGCGGCAGACGCAGGGAGGGACTGCGGAGTGGAGCCGCCACTGCGAACGCCACCGCTGCTGCCTTTGTTGGTGTCCGATGCTGAAGTGGACGAAGGCTTCTTTCTCGATCCGCTTCCCCGGAAGAAGTTCTTCCAGGAGTCGGGGATGAAGCGGTGGACCGGTTTGAGGTCTACTCCGCTGTAGCTCTCCTCGCTGCCGCTGGGGTCGAACTCTGGGCCCACAGGGAAATCTtcggggagaggagggagggagtcgTCATCTCTCTCGTTGTAGACCTGGTCATTGCGCAGCACGCCTCGAACCTGGTCGTTGTGGGAGGCCGACCCTCCTCCAGAAGACATGGAGATGTGCTCAGATCTGCTCAGTGGAAAAAAGAGCAGAGAAATtgggaaggagaggaagagtggAAGCAAGTGAAGGAGAGTAAACTAgcataagagagagacagagagaggaaggaggggactaagggagtgagagatagaggTATTGAGTAGAAAGGGCAGGAAGTGaagtgactgagtgaatgagtgactgagAACACAAAAGATTTAACAGTACACCGTAAAATCTTTAGTATTCATTTATCTCTAGTCCAAGAGTGATCAAATTTGCTCCATCAgaatcaaattaaaactgaacattGTACTGTAGTTGTGGCACTCAATTATCACCATGAGCTACAAAAAATGCAGGtaataaaaatggcagaagGCTGAAGCCTGAACAAATGAATCATGAGCACACAAGGTTATTATAGTACTGTGAAATAAACTGttatcaaaattaaaaataaacccttCATAACCCCAcaagacaataataataataacaaaaaataaattcaccaaTTAAGATAACTGTCAGCTGCAAAATCCACCAATTACATGCCAGCATCATACTCttaccatgtttaaaaaaaaaaagaaaaagaaaaatgttttcttcatgAAAAACCATATTCCAAAAGCTAGGCTTGTCTACTCATACACAAAAGAATTAATGAATTTAATGGAAACAGACATAGAATAGGACTTCCACACAAGATCCACCACAGTCTCTTAAGAAGAGCACTACAAAGGAAAgctacaaatatattttcaaaatatgtatatagCTGTCCTTCCTctcttacattttaaatattttgacatttgtaaaacatttcacagaatCAATGATATGTTAATATTACTGTACATAGAAAGAAATGTGGTTACAAGTAATAAAACTACCATCAttaaagaaacagagaaataatTCTGCTTGAAACAGGCATGCAGCAAATAACCGAAGGGAACAGCAAACCTCGTAGCGgcaacacatttgtttttccgTTAATCAATAAAATACGAGATCATATTAGCCATTGTTTCAAAGTTCGTTTAGTTTTACCTGAAGAACTGAACAGCTATAACTTATTACTCTGAAAGAACTTGTTAGGAAAGTCATTAGTCATTATAACGTTGGCAGGATTACGAAAGGGCGACAACAAGCACGCACCAAGTTTAAACATGCAAAGTTGTAGGCTGTGGTGGTGTGCACCCGACCTGAGTTGCAAACTCGGCAGACAATACTGATCTTTTACTCCGAATAGTATCAATCCACTATGTAGGCGAATAGTATAAAGCGATCGCCTAAAAAGTCAGCTTAATATAGATTACAAATAATGTTAGCCATAAATTATTCtggatttttgtatttattatataacCTACCAAAGCACTAACATGTTTGACAAGCAAAGGGCACTATAAACACTCGCGAAAAACACTATAGACACAGAGCAACACACAGAAACTATATTCATAGCCTACTgtattcttgtttatttcaactGTTCATGACCATGTTTTTAACTTCTTAAAATAACCTTTTGCCTACCTTTTTAATGTACAGTAGCCTATTTTCTCAAACAAATTTCTTAGCTTTCCTTTACAATCCGTATCTTGTCCAAAATCAGAGGTTCACAAGCGCCAGGAATCAGACCACGTGATCCACCCATCCCAGAGAATGACGTCAACCAATGGCCCGTCGAGAGAAACCTACCTGGGAAGTAACCTTATAAGACTGCGAAGTGGGAAGTCGGCTACCCTACAGTAAGGTTTAAACTAAAGTAACAAAccaaacagtaaaaatattatTCGTAATCTAAGCAGGAAAGTGTACTGTAATATGAATTCCAAGCCCTGCTTCACATTTCAGTTTCTGTACGTGTTCTAAAATGATTTGTGACCAACCAAACCCTTCCTGGTATTATGCACATATTGTTGATATAGGCCTTGAGCTGTAGATCCGGTTTTCCGCTAAACATTTAGAAGCATTTCCGTTCATTATTATAACATACCATTTAAGGTTTCATGTAATTAACTTTCTAATCACGTACACTCCTC is a window from the Anguilla anguilla isolate fAngAng1 chromosome 14, fAngAng1.pri, whole genome shotgun sequence genome containing:
- the LOC118212123 gene encoding MARVEL domain-containing protein 2-like: MSSGGGSASHNDQVRGVLRNDQVYNERDDDSLPPLPEDFPVGPEFDPSGSEESYSGVDLKPVHRFIPDSWKNFFRGSGSRKKPSSTSASDTNKGSSGGVRSGGSTPQSLPASAAHQNQNGSLGGSHTSRKEREARLLATPLDMVREPSLHASLAYRERLEAYRRRRHGHMKSWAGWLRVVGCVELLLGAAVFACVCAYIHKDNEWYNMFGYSQSQSQSYGGGYTGMGMPGVGVGAGVYYSGPQTIFVLVVAGVAWVTTVVLLVLGMTMYYRTILLASNCWPITEFLINLVFAGFYLIAGIVYVRDTTRGGLCYYPMFNNGLSGSFCQTEPGQTAAIAFLFITMVVYVIGAVLCLKVWRHEVAQRYRESLPQEATELSPPKALPVNNAGGFRGPAQAVPMATQPEVRHIPPARHMPKTLIMPDYITKYPSIRTDEERDQYRAVFKDQYAEYKELNAEVQAATKRFEEMDVLIRSLPQNPANQMERSRINKILQEYQRKKNDPAFLEKKERCDYLKNKLSHIKLNIQEYNKGTNWTDQFS